In Amycolatopsis methanolica 239, a single genomic region encodes these proteins:
- a CDS encoding substrate-binding protein: MGGLVLRAEEWTDAPPAVAFSLFGAGQGAGWVFDALCDHVAVGSAVTMRAPIAGSGGDGVDIIGRITTVRPDREIEIAHDQPWRGRITLRFTADRAGTRVRLFAELDESGLEWLLRRRGYPTARGRSPNPRLGLLTTKSGPGSLFAAAVDNLALLAIEEINAEGGVRGRPVELLVGDDATNPATGVAEAQRLVDAGCKTIMVSTTSATFAAVARALASADVLVVQTLMNEGGGRGRLCLQLGERHEDQLAAGVKPLMRMAGGRRWFLAGNDYCWPRSTHAAARRFLPRAGARVVGERLAEFGTRDYSPLIDEIRCSGADIILSTFVGADSAAFERQCHAMGLRDQCLTLAPAMDESTLLRIGETASRGLFGVSGYIEQLPTDGNAGLLARYRAKFGRWAPPVSSLSVSVFEAIQLWWYAVRRVGAGDPKRISEAMRPGVFELPRGTVRLGDDGRVDQQIYLTAANGAALELVSAP, translated from the coding sequence ATGGGCGGACTTGTCCTGCGAGCCGAGGAGTGGACCGACGCCCCGCCCGCCGTGGCGTTCAGCCTGTTCGGAGCGGGCCAAGGCGCCGGGTGGGTCTTCGATGCGCTCTGTGACCACGTCGCCGTCGGCAGCGCGGTCACGATGCGCGCGCCGATCGCCGGTTCCGGTGGGGACGGGGTCGACATCATCGGCCGGATCACCACGGTCCGCCCGGACCGCGAGATCGAGATCGCGCACGACCAGCCGTGGCGTGGCCGCATCACGCTCCGGTTCACCGCGGACCGGGCGGGCACCAGGGTCCGGCTGTTCGCCGAACTCGACGAGTCCGGGCTCGAGTGGCTCCTGCGCCGCCGGGGCTATCCGACCGCACGGGGACGCTCGCCGAACCCGAGGCTGGGCCTGCTGACGACCAAATCCGGACCGGGCAGCCTCTTCGCGGCGGCGGTGGACAACCTGGCCCTGCTGGCGATCGAGGAGATCAACGCCGAGGGCGGCGTGCGCGGGCGTCCCGTGGAGCTGCTCGTCGGGGACGACGCCACGAATCCGGCCACCGGGGTCGCCGAAGCGCAGCGGCTGGTCGACGCGGGCTGCAAAACGATCATGGTTTCGACGACGTCCGCGACGTTCGCCGCGGTGGCGCGCGCTCTCGCCAGCGCCGACGTGCTCGTCGTGCAGACGCTGATGAACGAGGGCGGTGGCCGGGGGCGCCTGTGCCTGCAGCTCGGTGAGCGGCACGAGGACCAGCTCGCGGCGGGCGTGAAGCCGCTCATGCGCATGGCGGGCGGACGTCGCTGGTTCCTGGCGGGCAACGACTACTGCTGGCCGCGCAGCACGCACGCCGCGGCACGGCGGTTCCTGCCCCGCGCCGGCGCGCGGGTGGTCGGCGAACGCCTGGCGGAGTTCGGCACCCGCGACTACAGCCCGCTCATCGACGAGATCCGGTGCTCGGGCGCGGACATCATCCTGTCCACCTTCGTCGGCGCCGACTCCGCGGCGTTCGAGCGTCAGTGCCACGCGATGGGGCTGCGCGATCAGTGCCTCACCCTCGCCCCCGCGATGGACGAGTCGACGTTGCTGCGGATCGGTGAAACCGCCTCGCGCGGGCTGTTCGGCGTGTCCGGCTACATCGAGCAGCTCCCCACCGACGGCAACGCGGGCCTGCTCGCCCGGTACCGGGCCAAGTTCGGCCGCTGGGCGCCGCCGGTGTCGTCGTTGAGCGTGTCGGTGTTCGAAGCGATCCAGCTGTGGTGGTACGCGGTCCGCCGGGTCGGGGCGGGCGATCCGAAGCGCATCTCCGAGGCTATGCGCCCGGGGGTGTTCGAGCTGCCGCGCGGAACCGTCCGGCTCGGCGACGACGGCCGGGTCGACCAGCAGATCTATCTCACCGCGGCCAACGGTGCCGCGCTGGAGCTGGTCTCAGCTCCCTAA
- a CDS encoding ArsR/SmtB family transcription factor, producing MGPELAFDALADPVRREILAVLAERHECSVGELVERIDSVGRTGVSSHLRVLRASGLVTERKEGRYRYYSVDPTGPASDVIEMLHNLFQGALADAGRAASEETARTSDEARSA from the coding sequence GTGGGCCCGGAGCTGGCGTTCGACGCGCTTGCCGATCCGGTGAGACGCGAGATCCTCGCCGTCCTGGCCGAACGCCATGAGTGCAGCGTGGGCGAGCTGGTCGAGCGGATCGACAGCGTCGGCCGCACCGGGGTGTCCAGTCACCTCCGCGTCCTGCGGGCGTCCGGACTGGTCACCGAGCGCAAGGAAGGCCGCTACCGCTACTACTCGGTCGATCCGACCGGGCCCGCCAGCGACGTCATCGAGATGCTGCACAACCTGTTCCAGGGTGCGCTCGCCGACGCCGGACGGGCCGCCAGCGAGGAAACCGCGCGAACGAGCGACGAGGCCCGTTCGGCCTGA
- a CDS encoding 3,4-dihydroxy-2-butanone-4-phosphate synthase: protein MARALTDIAAGRPVVVVDDDRAEGAVVFAAEKATPALMAFTVRHTCGLVAVALPGADCDRLQLRPMNGGDRESPYTVTVDAKNGVHTGISAADRAYTARLLASPDTAAADLSRPGHLMGLRVHGGGVLHRPQLPEAAVDLARLGGLRPAGVLCELVSPRDPTRMARASELAEFTAEHDLALVSIAGLVRHRVQTELVRGAVTRQPVAHSEFQATSVLEGAEHVVVVDERAGVLVRLHRECPGAIGGVGPEVELYLRVPCDGD from the coding sequence GTGGCGCGAGCGCTGACGGACATCGCGGCTGGACGCCCGGTCGTCGTCGTGGACGACGACCGGGCCGAGGGCGCCGTCGTCTTCGCGGCGGAGAAAGCGACTCCGGCACTGATGGCGTTCACGGTGCGCCACACCTGCGGCCTGGTCGCCGTGGCTCTGCCTGGCGCCGACTGCGACCGGCTCCAGCTGCGGCCGATGAACGGGGGTGACAGGGAAAGTCCCTACACCGTCACCGTCGACGCGAAGAACGGTGTGCACACGGGTATCTCGGCGGCGGATCGGGCGTATACCGCCAGGTTGCTCGCCTCCCCGGACACTGCCGCCGCCGACTTGAGCCGGCCGGGGCACCTGATGGGCCTGCGTGTGCACGGCGGTGGAGTTCTCCACCGGCCACAGCTCCCCGAAGCGGCGGTCGACCTCGCCCGCCTGGGCGGGTTGCGGCCTGCCGGTGTGCTGTGCGAACTCGTCAGCCCGCGCGATCCCACGCGGATGGCGCGGGCGAGCGAGCTTGCGGAGTTCACCGCCGAGCACGACCTCGCGCTGGTGTCGATCGCCGGCCTCGTCCGCCACCGCGTTCAGACAGAGCTGGTTCGTGGCGCCGTGACGCGACAACCGGTCGCACACAGCGAATTCCAGGCGACCAGTGTGCTCGAGGGGGCCGAGCATGTCGTCGTGGTGGACGAACGCGCCGGCGTACTCGTCCGTCTGCATCGCGAGTGCCCGGGCGCGATCGGCGGGGTGGGCCCGGAAGTAGAGCTGTATCTGCGCGTCCCGTGCGACGGGGACTGA
- a CDS encoding flavin reductase family protein, which produces MSATSDGKALRRAFGCFPSGVTAICGLRDGLAVGMAASAFTSASLDPPLVSLCVQNSSTTWPKLRELARLGISVLAEDHADACLQLSGKAEDRFVGIEWSASTEGAVFMEHATAWLDCSVEREVPAGDHTMVILRIHRFLADPAVAPLVFHASRFRRLVAVEPVPPAGQA; this is translated from the coding sequence ATGTCCGCTACCTCCGACGGGAAGGCACTGCGCCGGGCCTTCGGGTGCTTTCCCAGCGGGGTGACCGCGATCTGCGGCCTGCGTGACGGGCTCGCGGTCGGGATGGCGGCGAGTGCGTTCACCTCGGCTTCGCTCGATCCGCCGCTGGTCTCCCTGTGCGTGCAGAACTCGTCAACCACGTGGCCGAAACTGCGTGAGCTCGCCCGGCTCGGGATCAGCGTGCTCGCTGAAGATCACGCCGACGCGTGCCTGCAGCTCTCCGGCAAAGCCGAGGATCGGTTCGTCGGCATCGAGTGGAGCGCCTCCACCGAGGGGGCGGTGTTCATGGAGCACGCGACGGCGTGGCTCGACTGCTCGGTGGAGCGTGAAGTTCCCGCAGGTGATCACACCATGGTGATCCTGCGTATCCACCGGTTCCTGGCCGATCCGGCCGTGGCTCCGCTGGTCTTCCACGCCAGCCGGTTCCGGAGGCTGGTCGCGGTCGAGCCGGTGCCGCCGGCCGGGCAAGCATGA